In Oncorhynchus keta strain PuntledgeMale-10-30-2019 chromosome 19, Oket_V2, whole genome shotgun sequence, a single genomic region encodes these proteins:
- the LOC118397821 gene encoding 5-hydroxytryptamine receptor 1E-like: protein MEMERDLGDNSTGPNITNSTGAPDSTLPVVVFTDRMVVLVVILALLTLLTVLANSAVITAICTTKKLHLPANYLICSLAFTDFLVAILVMPISILYIATEYWSLGQVVCEAWLSVDMTCCTCSILHLCVIALDRYWAITKAIEYARKRSARRAAVMVGIIWVISVFISIPPLFWRHRPGSHGPKQCIIEHDHVGYTIYSTFGAFYIPMTLILILYYRIYNAAKTLYQKRGSSRHFSSRSQTKTDSQNSLNHCRMAHTFCVSELSTSDPTLEFDRLNATIRIPSFETDMDGADERSQICTSRERKAARILGLILGAFILCWLPFFLKELLVGLQVITASPQVSEFLTWLGYINSLINPLLYTSFNEDFKLAFKKLLRRKEHA from the coding sequence atggagatggagagggacctTGGGGACAACTCCACAGGGCCCAATATCACCAACAGCACAGGAGCTCCAGACAGCACTCTCCCTGTGGTGGTGTTCACAGACAggatggtggtgctggtggttATCCTGGCGCTACTCACCCTCCTCACTGTGCTCGCCAACAGTGCTGTCATCACAGCCATCTGCACCACCAAGAAGCTCCACCTTCCCGCCAACTACCTTATCTGCTCCCTGGCGTTCACCGACTTCCTGGTAGCTATCCTGGTCATGCCAATCAGCATCCTATACATTGCCACAGAGTACTGGTCGTTGGGCCAGGTGGTGTGTGAGGCCTGGCTGAGTGTGGACATGACCTGCTGCACCTGCTCCATCCTGCACCTGTGTGTCATAGCGCTGGACCGCTACTGGGCTATCACCAAGGCCATCGAGTATGCCCGTAAGAGGTCAGCCCGCCGGGCAGCTGTCATGGTGGGTATCATCTGGGTCATCTCAGTCTTCATATCCATTCCACCCCTCTTCTGGAGACACAGGCCCGGTAGCCACGGCCCAAAACAGTGCATCATAGAGCATGACCACGTGGGCTACACTATTTACTCCACCTTCGGGGCCTTTTACATCCCCATGACCCTTATTCTCATCTTGTACTATAGGATTTACAATGCTGCTAAGACGCTCTATCAGAAACGGGGCTCATCGCGGCACTTCAGCAGCCGAAGCCAGACGAAGACTGATAGCCAGAACTCTCTGAACCACTGCCGTATGGCACACACCTTCTGCGTATCGGAACTATCCACCTCAGACCCCACTCTGGAGTTTGACAGGCTCAATGCCACCATCCGTATCCCCTCATTTGAGACAGATATGGACGGGGCAGATGAGAGGAGCCAGATCTGTACCTCCAGGGAGAGGAAGGCAGCACGTATCCTGGGCCTCATCCTCGGGGCTTTTATCCTCTGCTGGCTGCCTTTCTTTCTGAAGGAACTCCTTGTGGGCCTACAGGTCATAACTGCCTCACCCCAGGTGTCAGAATTCCTAACCTGGCTGGGCTACATCAACTCACTTATTAATCCTCTACTTTACACCAGCTTCAATGAGGATTTTAAGTTGGCCTTTAAGAAACTGCTCAGACGAAAGGAGCATGCATAG